TCTTCCAATTTTCTTACCGCGCCCTCGAGAGAATATTTCTCAGTATCCACTAACACTTTAACTAAAACAGCCCTATGAATATCCTCTTCGGAATATCTTCGGAATTTTCTTTTTCCGCATTGAATATACACCGGGTTAATAATACCAAGCCTCTCCCAATACCGCAGTCTTTCAGGAGATATTCCTGTTTTCTCTGTTACATTACTTGTCCCGAACATATTTTTTTTGTTGTTTTGCATTTTACCGGTACATAAAAAAGTGTTTATGTTTACAATTAAATTTATCAGGATAAGATATACGATAACATCTTCTGATGTTAAGATTAATACATCGGTGGAAAACAGTCAACGGTAAT
The bacterium DNA segment above includes these coding regions:
- a CDS encoding MerR family transcriptional regulator; this translates as MQNNKKNMFGTSNVTEKTGISPERLRYWERLGIINPVYIQCGKRKFRRYSEEDIHRAVLVKVLVDTEKYSLEGAVRKLEDEKQDG